The nucleotide window TGAAGATAATTATGGATCTCTTTTTTCTCAGTATAGTAGTACTCTGTATGATGTAGCAATGGAGGCCGTGACACAAAGCCTTCTTTCTAGCAGAAACATAAGCTCAAGAAAAAAGTCACCTGCTTGGAACCATTTTTCTATATCTCCTAGAGATAGCACTAAAGCAATATGTATGTACTGTATGAAAGAATTTAGCAGGGGTAAAAATGAAAAGGACCTGAGTACAAGTTGTCTAATGAGACATGTGAGGAGAGCCCATCCCACTGTACTAGTTCAAAGAAATCGAAGTATGCCAGCTATATCCCATCCCACTGTATTAGTTCAAAGCAATCTAAGTATGCCAGGTAtatcctccttttcttcacctACATTGTTACTGCCACCTCAGTCAGCAGATGTTGGAGATCTGAGTTCTATGTTATCCCCCATAAAACTGGTCAAGAAAGTGACTTCTAAAATACCATCTCCAGATCGAATAATTGAGGAATCTGTTTCTATTGTTTCTTCTGAAGAAATATCAGATCTTTCAGTTTCTGAGAAGTGCATCAAAGAAGAAGTCATGGTTGAGTCATCTCCACAGCTACCCAACAACCAGTATGATGACACCGTGGAGAATGTAGCAGAAAAAACTGTTGTAATTCCAAAGAGCACATCAGGTTCCAGAAGGAGATCTGCTGTCTGGAAACACTTTTATTTGTCACCTCTAGATAATTCTAAAGCTGTCTGCATTCACTGCATGAATGAATTtagtaggggaaaaaatggaaaagacctGGGAACAAGTTGTTTGATAAGACACATGTGGAGAGCCCATCGTTCCATCGTCCTGCAAGAGAATGGGGGTGGCACTAGCATACCACCTCTCTACACTGCACCTCCAACTCTGTTGCCTTCTTTGCTGCCTTCAGATAGTGATCTGAATTCTATGTCATCCTCTCCTGAAAAACTAATGAAAGAATcaacttctgtttcttcttctccagagagaATCTCTGAGGAGATCCATACTAATCTCTCTTCTGGAGATGCTCTAGTGGAAGACACAATGCTATCATCATCCGATGATATAGGTGAAGTCTCCTTCATTTCATCTCCGGAGAAACAGTGCGAGGGATTAGGTCCACTAATATTTGAACCTACTGCTGTATTTCAGCAAAATAAAAGGATTATGAAAAGGCTTAAATCAGAAGTTTGGCACCACTTTTCACTGTCACCTGCAGACAGTCTAAAAGCAGTGTGTAGATACTGCAGTTGTACGATAAGTCGTGGTAAGAAAGGCGATGTGGGCACAAGCTGCTTGATGAGACATTTATATAGACGCCATCCCGATGTAATTGGAAACCAAAAAAGTTTTCTTGATATGAGTTTGGCAAATTCTCCTTATGCCACTTTGGCTTCTGCAGAATGTTCATCCTCAAAGTTGACTGACTTGCCTACAATGGTTACACATGATAATCCAATTATATTTCCTGTTAATAGTAAGAAGACCTCAAAACTGTGGAATCACTTTTCAATATGTTCTGCAGATTCGACAAAAGTAATATGTATGCACTGTGGTCGTACAATAAGTAGAGGGAAAAAGCCAACAAATCTAGGCACAAGTTGCCTTCTAAGACATTTGCAGCGGTTTCATAACAATGTATTGAAAACTGATGTCTCAGAGACAGTATTATCCTCATCTACGGATAATCACATGCCACTGAGCACAGAATTATTAGGATCTTCAAATTTTGATGAAACCAATGATAAGTTTTGTGACTCTCACCCAGTTGCCAAAAAAATCACAAGTCTTGTAGCCGAAATGATTGCACTTGACCTTCAGCCATATTCTTTTGTAGACAACGTTGGCTTTAACAGGCTTCTTGAATATTTGCAACCTCAATATTCTTTACCTTCTCCATCTTACTTTTCTAGGACAGCAATTCCAGATATGTATGATAATGtaaaacaaataattatttcacATCTTAAAGAAGCTGAAAGTGGAGTCATCCATTTTACATCTGGAATATGGATGAGCAACCAAACACGAGAATATCTGACTCTGACAGCACATTGGGTAACATTTGAATCTTCATTTCGACCACAGTGTGAGGATTACCATTGTTCAGCGCTATTAAATGTATCACAGATTGATTGTGACTACAATGGAATCAGCATTCAAAAGCAATTAGAGTACTGGTGGGAAACATGGATTACTTCCATTGGCCTTCAGATTGGGATTACTGTTACTGATAATCAGAGCATAGAGAAAACTTTAAATGAAGGTGATCATTCAAGTGTACAATGCTTTAGTCACACTGTTAATGTCATTGTAAATGAGGCTATTAAAAGCCAGAGGATGGTTCAGAATTTACTTAGTATTGCAAGAAAGATCTGTGAACGTGTCCATCGGTCAGCAAAGGCAAAAGAGAAGTTAGCTGAGTTGCAAAAAGAGTATGAGTTGCCTCAGCATCAACTAATACAAGATATCCCATCGAAGTGGAATACGTCATTTCATATGCTTGAACGTCTTATCGAACAGAAAAGAGCAATTGATGAAATGTCAATAGAGTGCAGCTTTCGGGAGCTAATAAGTTGTGATCAGTGGGAAGTCATGCAGTCAGTGTGCCACGCTCTCAAACCTTTCGAAGCTGCAAGCAGGGAGATGAGTACACACATGTCTACTCTAAGCCAAGTGATTCCAATGATTCATATACTTAACAGGAAAATAGAGATGCTATTTGAGGAAACAATGGGCATAGATACAATGCTGAAATCTTTGAAAGAAGCCATGGTGAGTAGATTGTCCTCTACGCTTCATGATCCAAGGTACATTTTTGCTACGCTTCTGGATCCCCGGTATAAAACATCCTTATttacagaagaggaggctgaacaATATAAACAAGACTTAATCAGGGAGCTGGAAATCATGAGTTCTACCTCAGATGATGATAAACCTGtttccaatggatgtgatataGGTTCACCATCGACAAATTCATGTGGGGAAGATAATCTTTGGTCACTCATGGGtgacatgaagaaaacaaaagacctgaaagaaagagcaaagttaccagaggaaatggtgctTTCttatttggaggaggaagtgctTGAGCATAACTGTGATCCTCTAACTTACTGGAACTTTAAGAAGTCATCTTGGCCAGTACTGTCAAAATTGGCTGTCAGGTTCTTGGGTTGTCCACCAAGCATTGTTCCTTCAGAGAGATTGTTTAATACATCCAATGAAAGCAACAACTTTAGTCAGTCAAGGGTAATGATTGAACACTTTGAAAAGCTTAT belongs to Indicator indicator isolate 239-I01 chromosome 3, UM_Iind_1.1, whole genome shotgun sequence and includes:
- the ZBED4 gene encoding zinc finger BED domain-containing protein 4, whose translation is MDKSRTGSPRVDGNFVLGKISNLKVEKEEDSINCTLERMDIKTEQDDFKHGESSDEQEDKEKNFITNNPSKYLSTENEDNYGSLFSQYSSTLYDVAMEAVTQSLLSSRNISSRKKSPAWNHFSISPRDSTKAICMYCMKEFSRGKNEKDLSTSCLMRHVRRAHPTVLVQRNRSMPAISHPTVLVQSNLSMPGISSFSSPTLLLPPQSADVGDLSSMLSPIKLVKKVTSKIPSPDRIIEESVSIVSSEEISDLSVSEKCIKEEVMVESSPQLPNNQYDDTVENVAEKTVVIPKSTSGSRRRSAVWKHFYLSPLDNSKAVCIHCMNEFSRGKNGKDLGTSCLIRHMWRAHRSIVLQENGGGTSIPPLYTAPPTLLPSLLPSDSDLNSMSSSPEKLMKESTSVSSSPERISEEIHTNLSSGDALVEDTMLSSSDDIGEVSFISSPEKQCEGLGPLIFEPTAVFQQNKRIMKRLKSEVWHHFSLSPADSLKAVCRYCSCTISRGKKGDVGTSCLMRHLYRRHPDVIGNQKSFLDMSLANSPYATLASAECSSSKLTDLPTMVTHDNPIIFPVNSKKTSKLWNHFSICSADSTKVICMHCGRTISRGKKPTNLGTSCLLRHLQRFHNNVLKTDVSETVLSSSTDNHMPLSTELLGSSNFDETNDKFCDSHPVAKKITSLVAEMIALDLQPYSFVDNVGFNRLLEYLQPQYSLPSPSYFSRTAIPDMYDNVKQIIISHLKEAESGVIHFTSGIWMSNQTREYLTLTAHWVTFESSFRPQCEDYHCSALLNVSQIDCDYNGISIQKQLEYWWETWITSIGLQIGITVTDNQSIEKTLNEGDHSSVQCFSHTVNVIVNEAIKSQRMVQNLLSIARKICERVHRSAKAKEKLAELQKEYELPQHQLIQDIPSKWNTSFHMLERLIEQKRAIDEMSIECSFRELISCDQWEVMQSVCHALKPFEAASREMSTHMSTLSQVIPMIHILNRKIEMLFEETMGIDTMLKSLKEAMVSRLSSTLHDPRYIFATLLDPRYKTSLFTEEEAEQYKQDLIRELEIMSSTSDDDKPVSNGCDIGSPSTNSCGEDNLWSLMGDMKKTKDLKERAKLPEEMVLSYLEEEVLEHNCDPLTYWNFKKSSWPVLSKLAVRFLGCPPSIVPSERLFNTSNESNNFSQSRVMIEHFEKLIFLKVNLPLIYFQY